CCGGTGAGACGCATGTTGGCGGGCTGCTCCGGCGCCGCGCGGAGCATGGAATCGAACCGGCGCAGCGAAGCCTCTCGACCGGCGAGGTAGGGCGGGCGGATTCCGACCCCGGGGCGAAACGGGTTTTTGGCTGGAGCCTCCACGATTACATCCTCCATGTTATTCTCGCCAAGAACAACAGAGTCTATGTAACTTGTCAAACTTCGACCAAACTACACCTTGGGCTGTAGCCTCGTGCCTCCTATCGGCTCAAAGGACGCCAGGGCGAACGGTTGGAGGCCCGGAGCAACAGAACTTACAGCAACGCTGTAATCGTCGAAGCGCTCCTCTCATCGTTGGCCAGTGACCTGCGCGCTTGCTCCGGAGGCTCAGGTATTGGAACACGCTCATCCTCCTCCATCGGGCGCGCGCCGGTCGAAGTCCCGAGCGAAGACCGCCTCCTCCTCGCTCGGGTCGATTCTGTCTCGCTCAGCCCAGCGCCTTCGCGAGCGCCTTGGCGGCCTTTCTGGTACCGGCGCGCTCGTCCTCGACGAACGAGGCAGCGGCGTCTCGCAGTTCCCCTACGAGTCGCGGCTGCAGGGCGACGAGGGCGGCGCCGTGCCCCAGTATTCGATGCGCGTGCCGTCCGTCCCATGCGGTGAGGGCGTCGCGCAGAATCTCCCACGCCCGGCTCGCGCGGGCGGGCGCCGTGGTCCCCCACCGGGCGATCGAGTCGATCGCGTAGTCGCGCACGATCACGCCGTCGTGGTTGCACACCAGCCCCTCTAGCGTCGGGAGCGCGGCCTCGACCACCTTCGCTGCGCGATCGGCGACGAGCGCCAGCGCATGTGCGGACTCCCATCGGACGCGGCCATTCTTGTGGCCCAGCGCCAAGACGAGCGCCTCGGCGTAGGGCGCGGTCACTTCAGGGCGCCGCTCCCCGACCTTGGTCATCACCTCGGCGCAGTCGCCGGCCAGCCGCGCGTCCCGGCTGGCCAGCCCCGTGGCGATCTCCTCCAGCAGCTCAGGCGATTCCAGGCAGAGCGCGGCGGCCTCTTCGTTGGGCTCCTGCGTGCGAAGGCCCTGCGGCGACGCGAGACGTTCGAGGATGCTCATGGGCACGGAAACTACCACCCCGTCGAAGCGGAAGCTCTCCAACGGAGTGGCCGCCGGAATCGGTTCAGGGGTCGCGCCGCCAAGCCGTCACGCCCTTCGCTGACGATCGACCTGGGCGCGAAGCAGCTCCTCCTGCTCCTTCATCCCGGGGGTGAGCGCCTCGCCGAAATCCTCGGCCTCGACCACCGGCCGGATCTCGAGGATCGCCTCCTCGCCCGGCATCGGGTTCGGACAGCGCCGCGCCCATTCGAGCGCCTCCTCCATCGACTTCACCTCCCACAGCCAGAAGCCGGCGACGAGCTCCTTGGTTTCCGCGAACGGGCCGTCGACCACCGCCTTCTTCCCGCCCGAGAAGACCACGCGCTTGCCCGTCGAGCTCGGCCGGAGGCCCTCGCCCGCGACGATGACGCCAGCCTTCACCAGCTCCTCGTTGTACTTCCCCATATCGGTGAGGAGCTGCTCGCTCGGCATCGCGCCGGCCTCGGAGTTTTTCGTCGCTTTCACCAGCACCATCACGCGCATCGCTTCTCTCCCTGGGAAGCGCGCTGCGTCGCCGGAAATGGCGACGATCTCGCGCTTCAAGTGGACGACGAACGAGACTCTGCCGGATCGACACGCCGATGGTCGATTTCCGGGCCACGTCGAAATTGGCACGGCCATCACTCTTGGCGCCGGGATCCCAAACTCCGAGGCGACCCGTCCGGGCTCCACTCCCGTCGCGATCCGAGCGTCGGTTCGACGCGCCGCGCCACGCCCAGCCGCCGATTCGATTGACGGAGCGCTCTGTGCTTCCTATGGCTGAGGCCAAGGAAGCGCAGTGTCGCGCGCCCCCTTCATGCGGAGAAGAATTTCGTGAACGTGAAAGACGCCCATGGAAGCACGCTGGCCGATGGTGATTCCGTGACGGTGATCAAGGATCTGAAGGTGAAGGGGACGTCCGTCACGCTCAAGCGCGGCACCCTGATCAAGAACATCCGCCTGACCGATGTCGAGACCGAGATCGAGTGCAACGCCGAGAAGGTGAAGGGCCTGGTGTTGAAGACGGAGTTCCTGAAGAAGGCCTGACCCGGCGGATGGAGCGCGCACGGCTCGCCTCCACCACAGTATGCGGTTCGGCTCCACCGCTCGGATCCAGATGGACAACCTCACCCACGGCCTTCTCGGCCTCGCGATCGGCGCGCTGCGCAGGCCGGATGGCGGACCGGGGACGGGCCGGCCGTTCTCGGCGACGGACAAGGCGGTCCTCTGCGCCTCGCTTGTGGCCGCGGAGCTGCCCGACCTCGACACGCTCCTCCCGGCAGCGAACGAGGCGATGCACGCGCTCCACGCGCACCGAGGGATATCCCACGCGATCGTGGTCACGCCGCTTTGGGCCTTGGTCGCCACCGGCCTCGCCTGCGCCCTGTTCCGCGGCGCCCGGGCGCTGCCGACCTTCGGCTTCGCGCTCGGCGCCGTGCTCTTCGCGCACCTCGCCCCGGACCTCTGGACGGGATGGGGAACGCGCGCCCTGCTCCCGTTCACGGACGCACGGCTGCATTGGGATCTCACCGGCGTGGTCGACCCACTCGTCACGCTCCCGCTCCTCGCGGGGCTGATCTTCGCGTGGGTGAAGCGCGCGTCTTGGCGCAAAGCGCTGACCATCGGCCTCGCCGTCTCCTGCGCCTACCTCGGATTCCGCGGGATCTCGCGCGAGATCGTGAAGGGCCGGCTCGAGGCCGCCTACCCGACCGCCTCGAGGATCGAGGTCTTCCCCTCGCTGCTCTCCGCGCATCGCTGGCGCTGGGTCGCGGAGGTCCCGGAGGGATACGAGGCCGGCGTGGCCCAGCTGTTCGGCGCAGTCGAGTCGCAGCGGCGGATCCCAATGTCACCGCCGCTCCCCGCGGACCTCGGCGCGAACGAAGCGGTGCGGGAGGCGCTCGCCTGGGCACGCTTGCCCACGGTCTCGGTCGAGCCTCTCGAGGACGGCGGCCACCAGGTGCGGATTGCCGACTTGCGCTACCACCTCGGAGGCGAGCCCACCCTCTCGATCGTGGTCGACGTCGACCGCGAGGGCGCCACCCGGGACGCCCGCCTCGATCGCGGCGGGACCAGCGCCGAGATCGTCGAGCGGTGGAAGTCGAGCCGATAGGCCGCACTCCGGCCCGGCTCGCGACTCTGCGCCCGAGCCCGGGGCGCGCTTCCTAGCCAAGCAATTGGAATCGTTGCCGCTTCCCCCGCTACCTTGTCGCAGCCGGCCTTGTGGCGTATCTTTTCTTCGGAAGGATTCATACGCCATGTCGACTCCGCACCTCGAGCCCGGCCGCGTTTACCGCACGCGGGACCTGGCCAGCTGGAGCGCGAACGCGCCCCGGCTCGCCAAGCGCCTGGTCGATCAGGGGGAGCTCGTGCCGCTGGCACATGGCCTGTTCGCGCATCCGAGGCAGAGCCGGTTCGGTCCCGTGCCCCCGCTCGACGAGGAGATCATGCGCGCCTTCCTCGATGGCGGCCCATTCGTGTTCACCGGGCCGGAGCGCTGGAACGCGCTAGGCCTCGGCACTACCGCCGTGTTCGCGGTGCCGCTCGTGTACAACACGAAGCGGTCGGGCACGTTCACCTTCGGCAACCGTCGATTCGTCCTCCGGCGCGTGGCGTTTCCTGAAAACCCGCCTGCCGAGTGGTTCGTCGTGGACCTGCTCGAGCACGCCGACCAAGCCGCAGCGTCTCCCATCGAGATCGCCGAGGTGCTCGCCCACGCCCTCGCTCGCGGGCGATTCGACCGTGAGCGGCTGCGGGACATGGCGAAGCGTTACGGCTCCCGAGCGACACGCGCGCTCGTCGACGAGGCACTCCGAGAGAGCGCCTCGTGAGCTTCGTCCACGAGAACAACGAGGAATTTGCCGACCTCGTGAGGATCGTCGCCGGCGAGCGAGGCATGAGCCGGTCGATCGTCGAGAAAGACTACTGGGTGACGCACACCCTGTGGGCCTTGTCCGTTGGCGGCCTCGAGGTCTGGTTCAAGGGAGGCACCTCGCTCTCGAAGGGCTTCGGTCTCATCGAGCGCTTCTCCGAGGACCTCGACCTGAAGATCGAGCCGGGCACGGTGGCCGCGCTGCCGACAGTGTCGAACTGGAAGAGCGAGGGCACGAAGGCGACCTCCGAGCGACAGGCCTATTTTGAGCAACTCTCGAAGTCGCTCGTAGTGCCCAGCTGCAAGGTCGAGCTGGATCAGGAAACCGCCGACAAAACCTGGCGCGGTGCGAACTTTCTCGTCCTCTATCCCGGCCTCTACTCCAATGAGCTCCCAGGGATGATCTCGAGCCACGTACGCCTCGAAGTGGGCAGCGCCCGTGTCACACCGTACGTTGCCCAAGACCTGACATCCTGGGTCCATGAGAAGCTGGTCGCGACCGGAACGCTCACGGCGTTCGACGACAACCGCGCCAAGAGCGTTCGGTGCGTCCACCCTCTCGTGACACTTCTCGAGAAGCTCGACGCGCTCCACCGACGCTTCCGGAACGAGAATGCGTTTCCGCAGACCTTCGTGCGCCACTACGAGGACGCGGCCAAATTGGCCGAGGCGAGCGCGAGGCTTCCGCCGCTAGTCGGCTACGACAGCGTGCGCGCGTTGGCCGACGAGATGCTCGCGCAGAAACAGATCGTCGCGATGCCAGCCGCCGACGATCCAGCCTTTGCACCTGCAATCGGCTCCCGCTGGGACGGGATTCGGAGCGCCCACGCAGCGCTTCAGGAGATGTTCTGGGGACCACGGCTGAGCGTTGAGCAGGCGAGCGCCACGATCCGCACATGGATCGCTTCCAATCTCGGCTGAACGACTCCGCGAAAAGCGTTCGTTCCACGGTTCGGAACAGTCCATCCCGTTCCGACTCCATTGTGCCATCCGTTCCCGTACGCATGATGGCTCGGCCGGCGCGGCGGCTCGCAACGAAGGGCCGTCGCCGGCATCGAAACCACGCGAATCAGGAGGAACGAAATGTCGACGCAGACCAGCATGGAGCGCGCGCGAACCGACTCCGCAAGAGAAGCGGCCCCGCGGCTCATCGATGGCATCTACCATCAGCCGCCCCTCCACTGGGTCGGCGACGGCTTCCGCGTCGCGGGCTACTTCCACGCGATCCCGGACGCGGCGAAGAAGCTCAGCCCGTTCGTGCTGATGGACTACCACCCGGAGTACAAATACCCGCCGAGCGAGCGGCCGCGCGGCGTGGGCGTGCACCCGCACCGGGGCTTCGAGACCGTCACCTGGGCGTGGCAGGGAAGCGTCGCGCACCACGACAGCGCGGGCGGCGGTGGCGTCATCGGCCCGGGCGACGCCCAGTGGATGACCGCGGCGTCGGGCGTGCTTCACAAGGAGTATCACGAGGAAGGCTGGTCCCGGCGCGGCGGTCCCTTCCAGATGGTGCAGCTCTGGGTGAACCTCCCCAAGGCCGACAAGATGGGGCCGCCTGGCTACCAGGCCATCGAGTCGAAGGACATGGGCGTCGTCACGCTGCCCGAGGGAGCCGGCACCGTCCGCATCCTCGCCGGCGAGTACGGAGGCGTGCGCGGCCCGGCGAAGACGTTCACGCCGATCGACGTATTCGACGTGGCGCTCGCGGCGAACGGCCGCACCTCCTTCGACTTCCCGGCGCGCCGTAACCTCGCGGTGCTCGTCATGAAGGGAACGGTGTCGCTGAACGGCCAGCGCGCGAACCTCCACGACTTCGTGGTCTTCCAGAACGTGGGCGATCGCCTGGACATCGTCGCGAGCGAGGACGCGCAGCTCCTGGTCCTCAGCGGCGAGCCCATCGACGAGCCTGTCGTGCAGTACGGCCCGTTCGTGATGAACACCATGGCCGAGATCCAGCAGGCAATGGTGGACGTCCGAAGCGGCAAGTTCGGCTACCTGGACTGAGCCTTTCGGTCAGAGGGGTCGGCGACGCGAGGTCGTCGCCGGCCTCGCGCCTCGCCAGTCATCCAAGCGACAAAGGAGGGCTTCGCTTGCCGGCAAGGGAGCCAGACGAGCGATCATCCACATCCACTGGCGGGGCGCCATTCCGTCTTGCGCGGCCGGCGATCATGCGGACATGCCGGCCATTCAAACCTTGGCAGCTAGCCGGCCACTCGAAATTGATCCGCGGGCGGCCTATGTTGTACGAAGAGGCTCCGGCTGGAGCCGGTAGGAAGCGCTTCATGTCCAAGCTCGCATCCAAGCTTCTCGCATCCTCGACACGCGGCCGTGCCATCAAGCGGCCGGTTGTGGATCCGGTACGGCGTGCGATGGACCGCGCGCCGCTCGACGACGAGCCCTTGACCGAAGAGGACGTGCGTTCTCTCGACGAAGCCGAAGCCGAAGGCGGTCCCCGTCTTTCGTCGGCTGAAATGCGCCGCGCCCTTGGTTTGGACTAACGGTAGACCTCTTTTCGATCCATGACCCGAAGGACGCGAACGATCCGGCCATCGGGACTGTAAATCGCGCGCCAGTTTCCCCACCGAAGCGCCCACCGATCTCGCTGTCCCTTCAACTTCCGCAAGTCGCCGGCGCCGGTTTCGGCAAAGCGATCGAGAGCAGCGATCATGCCTGCGGAATCCTGCTTCGGCATGGCTGCGAGGTCTCGTTGAGCGGCTGGCAGATACTCGACCGTTCGCATGGACAACCACCCTAAGCGTGCGGGCGTCCGACGAACAAATCGAACCTGTGGAAAGACTGTGCGGGACCGCGTCACCCCCGCACGGTTGCCCCCCCTCCGGCACCCTTGGGGTGACGTCGCCCCCGATCACGCCCCCTCGTCCTCACCCGGACGTCGCCGCGCGAAGAGCTCGTCGAGGAGGCGGTCCTGGAACCACCGTCAGCCGACAGACCAACGTTTCGCGAGTTGCACGCCGGGCAACGCGACGCGCCGGAGACCTGCCTGCGGGACCAGCTCACCGCGGTGAAAGGCGTAGCTCTCGACGAGCCCGTCGTGCAGTACGGTCCGTTCGTGATGAACACCATGGCCGAGATCCAGCAGGCGATGATGGACGTCCGGAGCGGCAAGTTCGGCTATCTAGAGTGATCAGCGCCCCTCGGCCCGAGGGCCGGCGACGTCCTCGCGAGCTCGTCGCCGGCCTCGCGCCCGGGTCCACGATCCGTGGGACAGCAAGCCCACGCACTTTGCGGCTGGGTCCGCATGGAGACCAAGGACCAAATGACCGCAAGGAACTCCCGACAGAAGCACTGGTCGAAGGTGGAATATCTTCACGAGGCGGTCACCAATCCGAACATCCATGTTCGCGGCACGCACAGCTATTACAGCGATGCATGGACAGGCGGCTTCGAGGAAAGCGTGGTGCGCTACCTCTATGGAGACGCCTACAGCCTCCAGGCGTGGGAACCGAAGTGGCCGATCGATCAGCTCTACATCGGCGATTTCGTCTGCATCGGCGCGGAGGCCGTCATCCTCATGGGCGGCAACCATACCCACCGGACCGACTGGTTCAGCCTCTACCCCTTCGTCGAGTCCATGCCCGAGTCCTACGTCGGCAAGGGAGATACGCGAATCGGTGACGGGGCATGGATTGGGATGCGCGCCATGCTGATGCCCGGCGTCACGATCGGAGAGGGCGCGGTCATTGCGTCCGGCGCAATCGTAACGAGGGACGTGGCACCCTACACGGTCGTTGCCGGCAATCCCGCCGCACCCTTGCGCACGCGTTTCCCTGCGGAGACGGTCGAGAGGCTGCTCCGGCTCAAAATCTACGACTGGCCGAGCGAAAAGCTCGAGGCGCTGAGGTCCAGGCTTTGCTCGAGCGATGTCGACGCGCTGGAGGCTGCCGTCCGCGAATACGACCTGCAATAGCGCTGCGTCGACCTTCGGGCAAGGCCGGCCTGGGCGCTCGTCTGCTCGCGGCGCGGTCCCTCGCGGAACCGCCGTCAGGCGACAGACCAACGTTTCGCGAGTTGCACGCCGGGCAAGGCGACGCGCCGGAGACCTGCCTGCGTGACCGAATCGGGCGTGAGCCGGAATGCCGTGTTTCGCGCCCACCGGAGCGCGGGATTTCCCACGCGTGCCACGACGCCGAAGCGGCGTGAGCCCTCCTTGATGTCCGCGACGCGGGCGTGGCGGGTGGCTTTGTACGCGGCGAAACCAGCCTCGAGGTCCGCCGAGACCGCGCGCGCGAGGGCAGCGGCGTCCTCGATCGCCATGCCCGCTCCCTGGCCCAGGTTCGGCGTCATCGCGTGGGCAGCGTCCCCGAGGAGCCAGACCCGCGGCGTACCCCACTCGATGCGCTCCAGCTCGTGCAGGTCGTGGTGGATCAGCGCCTCCGGCGTGACGCCCGGCCAGGCCGACGCGGCGAGCCCGCCGAATGCGCCGAAGCGCGCCGAGAGCTCGCTCCACGACGGTGGCCGCGATCCCGCCTGGCAGGGAAGCACGAGGAACACGTAGGCGCGCCCGCGGGCCAGCGGCACCGTCCCGAAGCGCGCGCCGTTGCGCCCCCAGGCCTCCGCCGCTGTCGTGCCGCCGGTGCCGGAAACGGGGACCACCGCGCGCCAGCAAGTGTCGCCGCTGTAGCGCAGCGGGACGTCGCACCCGGCGAGCGCCCGCACCCGGGAGCGGATTCCGTCGGCACCCACCACGAGATCCCAGCGTCCCGAGGAGCCGTCTACGAAGCGCGCGTCGACGCCGTCGGCCCTCGTCTCCAGGCCGCAGAGCTCCGTGCCCAGCCGCAGCTCGACGCTCGGAGGGAGCGCCGCGGCCAGGGCTTCGTGGAGCTCGCCGCGGTGAAAGGCGTAGCTCTCGCCGAGCTCGTCGCGAAACGCCGACAGGTCGATGCTCGCGAGCGGACGTCCGGCCTCGTCGGCGGTGTCCATGCGCAGGAGGCGGTGCCCGGCTGGGCGGACGTCCACTCCCATCGCCTCGAGCACAGCGATCGCGTTGATGGAGAGGATGATGCCCGCGCCCACCGCCTCGAAGCGCGGTGTGCGCTCGACCAGCGTGACGCGGTGGCCGCGCAACGCGAGCGCGCGCGCAGCGGTGAGGCCGCCGATACCGGCGCCGACGACGAGGATCTTCTGAGACATGGCTACTCCCGAGTTCGAAAGAAC
The Vulgatibacter incomptus DNA segment above includes these coding regions:
- a CDS encoding pirin-like C-terminal cupin domain-containing protein: MHAGQRDAPETCLRDQLTAVKGVALDEPVVQYGPFVMNTMAEIQQAMMDVRSGKFGYLE
- a CDS encoding CatB-related O-acetyltransferase yields the protein METKDQMTARNSRQKHWSKVEYLHEAVTNPNIHVRGTHSYYSDAWTGGFEESVVRYLYGDAYSLQAWEPKWPIDQLYIGDFVCIGAEAVILMGGNHTHRTDWFSLYPFVESMPESYVGKGDTRIGDGAWIGMRAMLMPGVTIGEGAVIASGAIVTRDVAPYTVVAGNPAAPLRTRFPAETVERLLRLKIYDWPSEKLEALRSRLCSSDVDALEAAVREYDLQ
- a CDS encoding FAD-dependent oxidoreductase, with product MSQKILVVGAGIGGLTAARALALRGHRVTLVERTPRFEAVGAGIILSINAIAVLEAMGVDVRPAGHRLLRMDTADEAGRPLASIDLSAFRDELGESYAFHRGELHEALAAALPPSVELRLGTELCGLETRADGVDARFVDGSSGRWDLVVGADGIRSRVRALAGCDVPLRYSGDTCWRAVVPVSGTGGTTAAEAWGRNGARFGTVPLARGRAYVFLVLPCQAGSRPPSWSELSARFGAFGGLAASAWPGVTPEALIHHDLHELERIEWGTPRVWLLGDAAHAMTPNLGQGAGMAIEDAAALARAVSADLEAGFAAYKATRHARVADIKEGSRRFGVVARVGNPALRWARNTAFRLTPDSVTQAGLRRVALPGVQLAKRWSVA
- a CDS encoding pirin family protein, which encodes MSTQTSMERARTDSAREAAPRLIDGIYHQPPLHWVGDGFRVAGYFHAIPDAAKKLSPFVLMDYHPEYKYPPSERPRGVGVHPHRGFETVTWAWQGSVAHHDSAGGGGVIGPGDAQWMTAASGVLHKEYHEEGWSRRGGPFQMVQLWVNLPKADKMGPPGYQAIESKDMGVVTLPEGAGTVRILAGEYGGVRGPAKTFTPIDVFDVALAANGRTSFDFPARRNLAVLVMKGTVSLNGQRANLHDFVVFQNVGDRLDIVASEDAQLLVLSGEPIDEPVVQYGPFVMNTMAEIQQAMVDVRSGKFGYLD
- a CDS encoding alkylphosphonate utilization protein, whose product is MNVKDAHGSTLADGDSVTVIKDLKVKGTSVTLKRGTLIKNIRLTDVETEIECNAEKVKGLVLKTEFLKKA
- a CDS encoding metal-dependent hydrolase, with translation MDNLTHGLLGLAIGALRRPDGGPGTGRPFSATDKAVLCASLVAAELPDLDTLLPAANEAMHALHAHRGISHAIVVTPLWALVATGLACALFRGARALPTFGFALGAVLFAHLAPDLWTGWGTRALLPFTDARLHWDLTGVVDPLVTLPLLAGLIFAWVKRASWRKALTIGLAVSCAYLGFRGISREIVKGRLEAAYPTASRIEVFPSLLSAHRWRWVAEVPEGYEAGVAQLFGAVESQRRIPMSPPLPADLGANEAVREALAWARLPTVSVEPLEDGGHQVRIADLRYHLGGEPTLSIVVDVDREGATRDARLDRGGTSAEIVERWKSSR
- a CDS encoding nucleotidyl transferase AbiEii/AbiGii toxin family protein, whose amino-acid sequence is MSFVHENNEEFADLVRIVAGERGMSRSIVEKDYWVTHTLWALSVGGLEVWFKGGTSLSKGFGLIERFSEDLDLKIEPGTVAALPTVSNWKSEGTKATSERQAYFEQLSKSLVVPSCKVELDQETADKTWRGANFLVLYPGLYSNELPGMISSHVRLEVGSARVTPYVAQDLTSWVHEKLVATGTLTAFDDNRAKSVRCVHPLVTLLEKLDALHRRFRNENAFPQTFVRHYEDAAKLAEASARLPPLVGYDSVRALADEMLAQKQIVAMPAADDPAFAPAIGSRWDGIRSAHAALQEMFWGPRLSVEQASATIRTWIASNLG
- a CDS encoding YciI family protein, with the translated sequence MRVMVLVKATKNSEAGAMPSEQLLTDMGKYNEELVKAGVIVAGEGLRPSSTGKRVVFSGGKKAVVDGPFAETKELVAGFWLWEVKSMEEALEWARRCPNPMPGEEAILEIRPVVEAEDFGEALTPGMKEQEELLRAQVDRQRRA
- a CDS encoding type II toxin-antitoxin system RelE/ParE family toxin, translated to MRTVEYLPAAQRDLAAMPKQDSAGMIAALDRFAETGAGDLRKLKGQRDRWALRWGNWRAIYSPDGRIVRVLRVMDRKEVYR